A stretch of the Cottoperca gobio chromosome 2, fCotGob3.1, whole genome shotgun sequence genome encodes the following:
- the LOC115016698 gene encoding cordon-bleu protein-like 1, translating to MDEQENPLDRDFSLSVVLPGGLEKNATVHGSKPVIDLLVTLCASYHLNPSDYTVEVLSPNKNNISFKPNSPIGSLEAESIVLKPKGMEEKIRRPYMPEASVRLLINYNKSHKTVVRVNPRVPLEMLLPAVCDKCELQVETTVLLRDSQSVEPLDLSKTLNEHGLREVFAKDTAAKEPDHQHQDAAVSPTEVISPPPLQDVPKKEKKQKDTAGFLSLFRRRKKKAEMEGARSAPASPTSNKHVGVSMNVRGVSSSSTLPADMPKRRRAPQPPMGASQSIPNNLGTCHVGESQRSAESTLRSTKRRAPPPPCANIHQEVKATADSLNTVEELREINESVSVNLSLPSSSSPHPRSSSFSSRPSFAHLHDVADPYLPSFRGKDFSDARCALAKVLTSSISKGALVKRLRNSATFPKFNNGSSFMSSTPRCSDNGVFFAELESVLTSNHPTEDEWEDPVQRKGMTTFKVVPPMKEKCHDPELTTGQITVEDNPESEEDPCSPDTSENETPLQSPEPSQTSLQSPEPSQTPLQSPEPSQTSLQSPEPSQTPLQSPEPSQTSLQSPEPSQTPLQSPEPSQTSLQSPEPSQTPLQSPEPSQTPFQSPEPSSQESQASDRPSSPPPLRDLNDQDSPGSPLSEVKNQTEEDKPEVTSEVTLAAPSDFPDGELPSDGQSLQSPSGPSESTDMDHEPYTEMEEKVVQEEEGVEDCFPPPPPPVFFDENIEVMEERGDSSQPTSPSSNGRADSFSEDRHNEPAESTAAPTPLDETSAAPSRFAEAVALAVQRSRLQSPGKGLDPQAPSGPHGTLPSPSRSTYQHGA from the exons TAAACCAGTGATTGACTTACTGGTGACCCTTTGTGCAAGTTACCATCTGAACCCGTCAGACTACACTGTTGAGGTTCTCTCACCCAACAAGAACAACATCAGCTTCAAACCAAACTCTCCTATCGGCTCACTGGAAGCGGAGAGTATTGTGCTGAAGCCCAAAGGGATGGAAGAAAAGATCAGGAGGCCGTACATGCCCGAG GCATCTGTACGTCTGTTGATCAACTACAATAAGTCCCATAAGACCGTGGTGCGAGTGAATCCCAGAGTGCCCCTTGAGATGCTGCTGCCAGCCGTGTGTGACAAGTGCGAGCTTCAAGTAGAAACGACTGTTTTACTGAGAGATTCTCAGTCTGTAGAGCCGCTGGACCTGAGCAAGACCTTAAACGAGCACGGGCTGAGGGAAGTGTTCGCCAAAGACACAGCTGCCAAGGAGCCTGACCACCAGCACCAAGATGCAG CCGTCTCGCCAACAGAGGTCATCTCCCCACCTCCTCTACAAG ACGTGccaaagaaggagaagaaacagaagGACACTGCAGGATTCCTCAGCTTGttcagaagaaggaagaaaaaagctGAAATG GAAGGGGCGAGGAGTGCCCCAGCTTCTCCTACGAGCAACAAACATGTGGGAGTCAGCATGAATGTGCGGGGTGTTTCCTCTTCCAGCACCCTGCCAGCAGATATGCCCAAGAGGAGACGAGCCCCTCAGCCGCCCatgggtgcatcacagagcatCCCAAACAACCTCGGCACCTGTCATGTAGGAGAATCACAG AGGTCGGCAGAATCCACCTTAAGGAGCACCAAGCGGAGGGCCCCACCCCCTCCCTGTGCAAACATCCACCAGGAGGTTAAAG CGACTGCAGACTCCCTGAACACTGTGGAGGAGCTGAGAGAAATCAATGAGTCAGTCTCTGTAAACCTGTCACTGCCCTCATCTTCATCACCACATCCACGTTCATCCTCATTCTCCTCACGACCATCATTTGCTCATCTCCATGACGTGGCTGACCCATATCTGCCTTCATTTCGAGGCAAAGACTTCTCTGACGCCCGCTGTGCTCTTGCCAAAGTCCTGACGTCGTCTATTTCCAAAGGAGCGCTGGTCAAGCGTTTGAGGAACTCTGCCACCTTCCCAAAGTTCAACAACGGCTCCTCCTTTATGTCCTCGACTCCGAGGTGTTCAGATAACGGTGTGTTCTTCGCAGAACTTGAATCTGTTCTAACATCCAACCACCCCACTGAGGATGAGTGGGAGGATCCCGTACAGAGGAAAGGAATGACCACGTTCAAAGTGGTTCCCCCCATGAAAGAGAAGTGCCACGATCCAGAACTCACCACTGGCCAGATAACAGTAGAAGATAACCCTGAGAGTGAAGAGGATCCATGTTCTCCGGACACATCAGAGAATGAAACACCTTTGCAGAGTCCAGAACCTTCTCAAACATCTTTGCAGAGTCCAGAACCTTCTCAAACACCTTTGCAGAGTCCAGAACCTTCTCAAACATCTTTGCAGAGTCCAGAACCTTCTCAAACACCTTTGCAGAGTCCAGAACCTTCTCAAACATCTTTGCAGAGTCCAGAACCTTCTCAAACACCTTTGCAGAGTCCAGAACCTTCTCAAACATCTTTGCAGAGTCCAGAACCTTCTCAAACACCTTTGCAGAGTCCAGAACCTTCTCAAACACCCTTTCAGAGTCCAGAACCTTCTTCTCAGGAGAGTCAAGCTTCTGACAGGccatcttctcctccacctctgcgTGATTTAAACGATCAGGATAGTCCaggctctcctctctctgaggTCAAAAATCAGACGGAGGAGGATAAACCTGAAGTCACGTCTGAGGTGACTCTAGCAGCACCGTCAGACTTCCCTGATGGAGAACTTCCCAGTGATGGTCAGAGCCTTCAAAGTCCCAGTGGACCGTCTGAAAGTACCGACATGGACCATGAACCATACACTGAAATGGAGGAGAAAGTAGtacaagaagaggaaggagtAGAGGACTgtttccctccccctcctccacctgtcTTCTTTGATGAAAACATagaggtgatggaggagagaggagactcTTCTCAGCCGACAAGTCCTTCCTCTAACGGGCGAGCCGACTCTTTCAGTGAGGACCGCCACAATGAGCCTGCTGAGTCTACAGCTGCACCAACACCTCTGGACGAGACAAGTGCCGCCCCATCCAGGTTTGCGGAGGCGGTAGCGTTGGCCGTGCAGAGGTCCCGTCTCCAGAGTCCCGGGAAAGGTTTAGACCCTCAGGCCCCCAGTGGGCCACACGGTACACTCCCCTCACCATCCAGGTCCACATACCAACACG GTGCCTGA